The Streptomyces cynarae genome contains a region encoding:
- a CDS encoding urease subunit beta, which translates to MIPGEILFDDGPIVYNEGREVTRLTVLNAADRPVQVGSHYHFAEANPGLDFDRAAARGKRLNIAAGTAVRFEPGIPVDVELVPLAGARVVPGLRGETGGALDA; encoded by the coding sequence ATGATTCCCGGAGAGATCCTGTTCGACGACGGACCGATCGTCTACAACGAGGGCCGCGAGGTCACCCGGCTCACCGTCCTCAACGCCGCCGACCGGCCCGTCCAGGTCGGCTCCCACTACCACTTCGCCGAGGCAAACCCCGGTCTGGACTTCGACCGGGCAGCCGCGCGCGGCAAGCGGCTGAACATCGCCGCCGGGACCGCCGTGCGCTTCGAGCCCGGCATCCCCGTGGACGTCGAACTCGTCCCGCTCGCCGGAGCCCGTGTCGTGCCCGGACTGCGCGGGGAGACCGGAGGTGCCCTCGATGCCTGA
- a CDS encoding type II toxin-antitoxin system Phd/YefM family antitoxin: MAYEIPVTQARAELADLINRVVYGGERVVVTRHGKPLVALVSAADLERLAELDAAEEQVISSVSSVREAGSAPRERHRFGIAAEHRRPGAS, encoded by the coding sequence ATGGCCTACGAGATTCCGGTGACGCAAGCCAGGGCTGAGCTCGCCGATCTGATCAACCGCGTGGTGTACGGCGGCGAGCGCGTCGTCGTGACGCGGCACGGAAAGCCTCTCGTCGCCCTGGTCTCCGCCGCCGACCTCGAGCGGCTCGCCGAGCTGGACGCCGCGGAGGAGCAGGTGATCAGCTCGGTCTCCAGCGTCCGCGAGGCCGGCTCCGCCCCCCGCGAACGCCACCGCTTCGGCATCGCTGCGGAACACCGGCGGCCGGGCGCTTCCTGA
- a CDS encoding C40 family peptidase, giving the protein MTALNRVPSLLGRAGTASALTIAAVGGSIAVPGIASDASAVTPATKALQVAASKKGSPYQYGAAGPRRFDCSGLTLYSFKKAGKTLPRTAAAQYNKTRHISASQRQAGDLVFFHSGRNVYHVGIYAGKGKIWHSPKSGAVVRLEKIWTKSVWYGRVR; this is encoded by the coding sequence ATGACTGCGCTCAATCGAGTCCCGTCGCTGCTGGGCCGGGCCGGAACGGCCTCCGCCCTCACCATCGCCGCCGTCGGCGGCAGCATCGCGGTGCCCGGCATCGCCTCCGACGCGTCCGCCGTGACCCCGGCGACGAAGGCACTGCAGGTCGCGGCGTCCAAGAAGGGATCCCCCTACCAGTACGGCGCCGCGGGACCGCGACGCTTCGACTGCTCCGGGCTGACGCTGTACTCGTTCAAGAAGGCGGGCAAGACCCTGCCCCGGACGGCGGCGGCGCAGTACAACAAGACGCGGCACATCTCCGCCTCCCAGCGGCAGGCCGGGGACCTGGTGTTCTTCCACTCGGGCCGGAACGTCTACCACGTCGGCATCTACGCCGGGAAGGGCAAGATCTGGCACTCCCCGAAGAGCGGGGCGGTCGTCAGGCTGGAGAAGATCTGGACGAAGAGCGTCTGGTACGGCCGCGTCCGCTGA
- a CDS encoding ATP-binding protein → MADHQEASVTLPSDPASVSAARKYVSSVLVEWGMPGDAEVADTVRLIVSELATNAVQHTLGQSPTFTVDIALDRDELLRIGVTDSHPRFPKRLPAAVQQDNGRGMVIIRCLAAECGGKLSVRPTREGGKTVAIELPWTKPMQPVAASPGPGEA, encoded by the coding sequence ATGGCAGACCATCAGGAAGCATCCGTCACTCTGCCGAGCGATCCCGCCTCGGTCTCCGCCGCCCGAAAATACGTCTCGAGCGTCCTCGTCGAATGGGGGATGCCCGGCGACGCGGAAGTCGCCGACACCGTCCGCCTGATCGTCTCCGAACTCGCCACCAACGCCGTGCAGCACACCCTCGGGCAGTCGCCCACGTTCACGGTCGACATCGCGCTCGACCGGGACGAGTTACTGCGCATCGGGGTCACCGACAGCCACCCGCGCTTCCCCAAGCGCCTGCCGGCGGCCGTGCAGCAGGACAACGGGCGGGGCATGGTGATCATCCGGTGTCTGGCCGCAGAGTGCGGCGGGAAGCTGAGCGTGCGGCCCACGCGCGAGGGCGGCAAGACGGTCGCGATCGAACTGCCGTGGACGAAGCCGATGCAGCCGGTCGCGGCATCACCGGGACCGGGAGAAGCGTGA
- a CDS encoding helix-turn-helix domain-containing protein, translating to MQYGPAVRRRKLGAELRALRARAGLTSGEAAGLVGWHQSKVSRIETGSSGVKPADVRLLLDAYDVQDPELRDLLLVLAGSEDGGGRQNWWHAYRGVLPPTYRDFISLESQASGMRTLETSVVPGLLQTPEYARAVTRAAVGTLEDAKLDALVEVRLARQDVLRADPPLELSAVLDEAVLRREIGGPGVMARQLRRLLEAARLPQVRLQVLPFTAGAHIGITGPFVIFSFPSRSDLDVVVLDHLTSSLYLERKEDLQAYSEAFTSLQIHALSPEESLDYIAALAGDA from the coding sequence ATGCAGTACGGACCAGCGGTGCGCCGCCGCAAGCTCGGCGCCGAATTACGCGCCCTGCGCGCCCGGGCGGGGCTCACGAGCGGGGAGGCGGCCGGCCTCGTCGGCTGGCACCAGTCGAAGGTGAGCCGGATCGAGACGGGGTCCAGCGGGGTCAAGCCGGCGGACGTACGCCTGCTGCTGGACGCGTACGACGTCCAGGATCCCGAGCTGCGGGACCTGCTGCTGGTGCTGGCGGGCTCGGAGGACGGCGGCGGCCGGCAGAACTGGTGGCACGCGTACCGCGGGGTGCTGCCGCCGACCTACCGGGATTTCATCAGCCTGGAGTCCCAGGCGAGCGGCATGCGCACCCTGGAGACGTCCGTGGTGCCGGGCCTGCTGCAGACGCCCGAGTACGCCCGGGCCGTGACGCGGGCCGCCGTCGGCACCCTGGAGGACGCCAAGCTGGACGCCCTGGTGGAGGTGCGGCTGGCCCGCCAGGACGTGCTGCGCGCGGATCCGCCGCTGGAACTGAGCGCAGTCCTGGACGAGGCGGTGCTGCGGCGGGAGATCGGCGGGCCGGGGGTCATGGCGCGGCAGCTGAGGCGCCTGCTGGAGGCGGCCCGGCTGCCCCAAGTACGGCTTCAGGTCCTGCCGTTCACCGCCGGGGCTCACATCGGCATCACCGGGCCTTTCGTTATCTTCTCATTTCCGAGCAGATCCGATCTGGATGTGGTCGTTCTCGACCACTTGACGAGTAGCCTCTATCTCGAGCGGAAAGAAGACCTCCAGGCCTACAGCGAGGCCTTCACGTCCCTTCAGATCCACGCCCTTTCGCCCGAGGAATCGTTGGATTACATCGCCGCGTTGGCCGGCGACGCGTAA
- a CDS encoding ATP-dependent Clp protease proteolytic subunit, with protein MNRPSARHVLPEFTERTGYGHRTLDPYAKLLEERIVFLGTPVDDTSANDVMAQFMHLEYLDPDRDISLYINSPGGSFSAMAAIYDTMQYVGCDVETICLGQAASAAAVLLAGGTPGKRFALPGARMVIHQPSLPEPVQGQATDLFIQADELMRIRGRLEEMLVRHTGQSPERIAADIERDTIFDAPAAVEYGLIDRVIPSRRASRTTPGAR; from the coding sequence ATGAACCGACCGTCCGCCCGCCATGTCCTGCCCGAGTTCACCGAACGCACCGGCTACGGCCACCGGACCCTGGATCCGTACGCGAAGCTTCTCGAGGAGCGGATCGTGTTCCTCGGAACACCGGTCGACGACACGTCGGCCAACGACGTGATGGCGCAGTTCATGCACCTGGAGTACCTGGACCCCGACCGGGACATCTCGCTGTACATCAACTCCCCCGGCGGCTCCTTCAGCGCGATGGCCGCCATCTACGACACGATGCAGTACGTCGGCTGCGACGTGGAGACGATCTGCCTCGGACAGGCGGCGTCCGCCGCGGCCGTCCTGCTCGCCGGCGGCACACCCGGCAAGCGGTTCGCACTGCCCGGCGCCCGTATGGTCATCCACCAGCCGTCCCTGCCGGAGCCCGTTCAGGGGCAGGCCACTGACCTGTTCATCCAGGCCGACGAGCTGATGCGGATCCGCGGCCGCCTGGAGGAGATGCTCGTCCGGCACACCGGGCAGAGTCCGGAGCGGATCGCCGCCGACATCGAGCGGGACACCATCTTCGACGCGCCGGCGGCGGTGGAGTACGGCCTGATCGACCGCGTCATCCCGAGCCGCAGGGCCTCGCGCACCACACCCGGCGCGAGGTGA
- a CDS encoding DUF6328 family protein: MADRPPEQARRETPLERADRNFAELLQELRVTQTGVQILFAFLLTLAFTQRFPTLDTVQRATYVTTLLLAMLAAALFTAPAALHRSLFQQNAKPAIVKVSSRLATIGMGVLMLAFTGSVLLVVDVSLGRVAGIAAGAGTLLVCVALWRVLPWVVRRAIVAKRRTSGAPEKREPPEGHR, translated from the coding sequence ATGGCCGATCGACCCCCCGAGCAGGCACGACGCGAGACCCCCCTGGAGCGTGCCGACCGCAACTTCGCCGAGTTGCTGCAGGAGCTGCGTGTCACCCAGACAGGGGTGCAGATCCTGTTCGCGTTCCTGCTGACGCTGGCCTTCACGCAGCGCTTCCCGACCCTGGACACGGTCCAGCGCGCCACCTATGTGACGACGCTCCTGCTCGCCATGCTGGCCGCGGCCCTCTTCACGGCGCCCGCCGCACTGCACCGGTCGCTGTTCCAGCAGAACGCCAAGCCCGCCATCGTGAAGGTCTCCTCCCGTCTGGCCACGATCGGGATGGGCGTGCTGATGCTCGCGTTCACCGGATCGGTCCTGCTCGTGGTGGACGTGTCCCTCGGCCGCGTGGCCGGGATCGCGGCAGGCGCCGGCACGCTGCTGGTGTGCGTGGCACTGTGGCGCGTCCTGCCCTGGGTGGTGCGGCGGGCGATCGTCGCAAAGCGGCGGACTTCCGGAGCGCCGGAGAAGCGAGAGCCACCCGAGGGGCACCGGTGA
- a CDS encoding DUF397 domain-containing protein has translation MSAPHIPSSTCLDGVRWLRSSRSTGMNNCVETARPGPGPWAGRVAVRDSKKVTGPALTFSPEAWKEFLKGLN, from the coding sequence ATGTCAGCCCCCCACATCCCTTCCAGCACCTGTCTCGACGGTGTGCGGTGGTTGCGCAGCAGCCGTAGTACGGGAATGAACAACTGCGTCGAGACCGCCCGTCCGGGCCCCGGTCCCTGGGCCGGACGGGTGGCCGTACGCGACTCCAAGAAGGTGACCGGACCGGCCCTGACGTTCAGTCCCGAAGCGTGGAAGGAGTTCCTGAAAGGGCTGAACTGA
- a CDS encoding urease subunit gamma codes for MQLTPHEQERLLIHVAADVAEKRRARGLKLNHPEAVALITSHILEGARDGRTVAELMASGRKLLTRDDVMEGVPEMIHDVQVEATFPDGTKLVTVHDPIV; via the coding sequence GTGCAACTGACCCCGCACGAGCAAGAGAGGCTGCTGATCCATGTGGCGGCCGACGTCGCCGAGAAGCGCCGGGCCCGGGGGCTGAAGCTCAACCACCCCGAGGCGGTCGCGCTCATCACGTCGCACATCCTCGAGGGCGCACGGGACGGACGTACCGTCGCCGAGCTCATGGCCTCCGGGCGCAAGCTGCTCACCCGGGACGACGTCATGGAGGGCGTCCCCGAGATGATCCACGACGTCCAGGTCGAGGCGACCTTCCCGGACGGCACCAAGCTCGTCACCGTCCACGACCCGATCGTCTGA